In one Melopsittacus undulatus isolate bMelUnd1 chromosome 4, bMelUnd1.mat.Z, whole genome shotgun sequence genomic region, the following are encoded:
- the CTNND1 gene encoding catenin delta-1 isoform X1 — protein sequence MDDSEVESTASILASVKEQEAQFEKLTRALEEERRHVSAQLERVRVSPQDAGPGLANGTLPRRHQNGRFLGDADLERQKYQDLKLNGPQDHSHLLYSTIPRMQDPGQIVEETYTMEEDPEGAMSVVSVETSDDGTTRRTETTVKKVVKTVTTRTVQQVPVGPDGLPLETSPVTSNYVQTMDRNFRKNGSGGPGGFLSQAGTATLPRNYHYPDGYGRPYEDGYPGSDHSYGSLSRVTRIDERYRPSMDTYRAPSRQDIYGPQPQVRVGGSNMDLNHFHPEPYGLEDDQRSVGFDDADYGLMSDYGTARRAGTPSDPRRRLRSYEDMLVDEVAPDRYYWAPLAQHERGSLASLDSLRKGGPGTGSWRQPELPEVIAMLSFRLDTVKSNAAAYLQHLCYRNDKVKTEVRKLKGIPVLVGLLDHPKKEVHYGACGALKNISFGKDQDNKIAIKNCDGVPALVRLLRKAHDMDLTEVITGTLWNLSSHDSIKMAIVDHALHALTDEVVIPRSGWEREPNEDSKPRHIEWESVLTNTAGCLRNVSSERSEARRKLRECDGLVDALIYIVQSEIGQKDSDSKLVENCVCLLRNLSYQVHREIPHAERYQETPLAPANNAGPHAASCFGAKKGKGKKLPEDPGAETVDFPKRTTPAKGYELLFQPEVVRIYISLLKESKTPAILEASAGAIQNLCAGSWTYGRCIRAALRQEKGLSAIADLLSHDSERVVKAAAGALRNLAVDLRNKELIGKHAIPNLVKNLPGGQQTPAKNLSEDAVVSILNTINEVIVDNLEAAKKLRETQGIEKLVLINKSGNRSEREVRAAALVLQTVWGYKELRKPLEKEGWKKSDFQVNLSNTSRTQGGNSFDDSTLPLIDRNQKTDKKSSREEIQMSNMGPDNYSTLNERDHSRTLDRSGDLGDMEPVKAAPLMQEEGQELQPEGEEVQEDAPVLSPVSVCPVVSCPI from the exons ATGGACGACTCGGAGGTGGAGTCGACCGCCAGCATCCTTGCCTCTGTCAAGGAGCAGGAGGCGCAGTTCGAGAAGCTGACGCGGGCGCTCGAGGAGGAGCGGCGCCACGTCTCAGCCCAGCTGGAGCGAGTCCGGGTCTCCCCGCAGGACGCCGGCCCGGGCTTGGCCAACGGCACGCTGCCCCGGCGGCACCAG aacGGCCGTTTCTTGGGCGATGCTGACCTGGAAAGGCAGAAATACCAAGATCTGAAGCTCAACGGGCCACAG GACCACAGCCACCTCTTGTACAGCACAATTCCCAGGATGCAGGACCCGGGCCAGATCGTGGAGGAGACATACACCATGGAGGAGGACCCAGAAGGGGCCATGTCAGTCGTGTCTGTGGAGACATCAGATGATGGGACAACCCGGCGTACAGAGACCACG GTGAAGAAAGTGGTGAAGACAGTGACCACCCGGACGGTGCAGCAGGTGCCAGTGGGGCCGGACGGGTTGCCTTTGGAAACCTCCCCAGTCACCAGCAACTACGTCCAGACCATGGACAGGAACTTCCGCAAGAACGGGAGCGGGGGTCCGGGCGGGTTCCTGAGCCAGGCGGGCACGGCCACGCTCCCTCGGAACTACCACTACCCCGATGGCTACGGCCGCCCCTACGAGGATGGGTACCCAGGCAGCGACCACAGCTACGGCAGCCTGTCCCGTGTCACCCGCATCGACGAGCGCTACCGCCCTTCCATGGACACCTACCGAGCCCCCAGCCGCCAGGACATCTACGGCCCCCAGCCTCAAGTGCGCGTCGGGGGCAGCAACATGGACCTGAACCACTTCCACCCCGAGCCATATGGCCTGGAGGATGACCAGCGCAGTGTGGGCTTCGACGATGCGGACTACGGGCTCATGTCCGACTACGGCACAGCCCGGCGGGCAGGGACCCCATCCGATCCCCGTCGGCGGCTCAG GAGTTATGAGGACATGCTGGTGGATGAGGTGGCTCCTGACCGGTACTACTGGGCGCCCCTGGCCCAGCACGAGCGCGGCAGCTTGGCCAGCCTGGACAGCCTGCGGAAAGGAGGCCCCGGCACAGGGAGCTGGCGCCAGCCGGAGCTGCCAGAGGTTATCGCCATGCTCAGCTTCCGCCTGGACACCGTCAAGTCCAACGCAGCCGCTTACCTGCAGCACCTCTGCTACCGCAACGACAAGGTGAAGACGGAGGTGCGCAAGCTGAAGGGCATTCCTGTGCTCGTGGGGTTGCTGGACCACCCCAAGAAAGAGGTGCACTACGGAGCCTGCGGAGCCCTCAAGAACATCTCCTTCGGCAAGGACCAAGACAATAAGATTGCCATCAAGAACTGCGATGGGGTGCCTGCTCTGGTTCGCCTGTTGCGGAAGGCCCATGACATGGACCTCACGGAGGTCATCACGG GAACACTGTGGAACCTGTCCTCGCACGACTCCATCAAGATGGCCATCGTGGATCATGCCCTACATGCTCTGACCGATGAGGTGGTTATTCCCCGTTCAGGCTGGGAGAGGGAACCCAATGAGGACTCCAAACCCCGCCACATCGAGTGGGAGTCGGTGCTCACCAACACCGCTGGCTGCCTTAG GAACGTGAGCTCGGAGCGGAGCGAGGCCCGTCGGAAGCTGCGGGAGTGTGATGGGCTGGTGGATGCCCTCATCTACATCGTCCAGTCTGAGATCGGCCAGAAGGACTCGGACAGCAAG CTGGTGGAGAACTGTGTGTGCCTTCTGAGAAACTTGTCCTACCAAGTCCACCGGGAGATCCCCCATGCTGAGCGCTACCAGGAGACACCTCTGGCCCCTGCCAACAACGCCGGGCCCCACGCTGCAAGCTGCTTTGGTGCCAAGAAGGGCAAAG GTAAAAAGCTCCCAGAAGACCCTGGTGCTGAAACAGTGGATTTTCCCAAAAGAACAACTCCAGCCAAAG GCTACGAGCTCCTCTTCCAGCCAGAAGTGGTTCGGATATACATCTCCCTGCTGAAGGAAAGCAAGACCCCAGCAATCCTGGAGGCTTCGGCGGGAGCCATTCAGAACCTGTGTGCTGGCAGTTGGACG TATGGGCGCTGCATCCGTGCGGCTCTGCGCCAGGAGAAGGGGCTCTCCGCCATCGCCGACCTCCTGAGCCATGACAGTGAGCGCGTGGTGAAAGCTGCAGCCGGAGCCCTGCGCAACCTGGCTGTGGACCTGCGCAACAAGGAGCTGATAG GTAAACATGCCATCCCCAACCTAGTGAAGAATCTGCCCGGAGGCCAGCAGACCCCAGCCAAAAATCTCTCTGAGGATGCAGTGGTGTCAATCCTCAACACCATCAATGAAGTCATTGTAGACAACCTTGAGGCTGCCAAGAAGCTGCGGGAAACTCAGGGGATCGAGAAGTTGGTGCTCATCAACAAATCTGG GAACCGCTCCGAGCGAGAGGTCCGAGCGGCCGCCCTTGTCTTGCAGACAGTCTGGGGATATAAAGAGCTGCGGAAGCCGCTCGAGAAGGAAGGCTGGAAGAAGTCGGATTTCCAG GTGAACCTGAGCAACACCTCTCGGACCCAGGGAGGCAACTCCTTTGATGACAGCACCTTGCCTCTCATTGACAGGAACCAAAAAACAG ACAAGAAATCCTCCCGGGAGGAGATCCAGATGAGCAACATGGGACCAG ACAACTATTCCACACTCAATGAGCGGGACCACAGCAGGACACTGGACAGATCTGGTGACCTTGGAGATATGGAGCCGGTGAAGGCAGCGCCCTTGATG caggaggaggggcaGGAACTGCAGCCTGAGGGAGAGGAGGTGCAGGAGGATGCTCCCGTGCTCTCCCCCGTGTCGGTATGTCCCGTGGTGTCCTGCCCAATCTGA
- the CTNND1 gene encoding catenin delta-1 isoform X4, translating into MQDPGQIVEETYTMEEDPEGAMSVVSVETSDDGTTRRTETTVKKVVKTVTTRTVQQVPVGPDGLPLETSPVTSNYVQTMDRNFRKNGSGGPGGFLSQAGTATLPRNYHYPDGYGRPYEDGYPGSDHSYGSLSRVTRIDERYRPSMDTYRAPSRQDIYGPQPQVRVGGSNMDLNHFHPEPYGLEDDQRSVGFDDADYGLMSDYGTARRAGTPSDPRRRLRSYEDMLVDEVAPDRYYWAPLAQHERGSLASLDSLRKGGPGTGSWRQPELPEVIAMLSFRLDTVKSNAAAYLQHLCYRNDKVKTEVRKLKGIPVLVGLLDHPKKEVHYGACGALKNISFGKDQDNKIAIKNCDGVPALVRLLRKAHDMDLTEVITGTLWNLSSHDSIKMAIVDHALHALTDEVVIPRSGWEREPNEDSKPRHIEWESVLTNTAGCLRNVSSERSEARRKLRECDGLVDALIYIVQSEIGQKDSDSKLVENCVCLLRNLSYQVHREIPHAERYQETPLAPANNAGPHAASCFGAKKGKGKKLPEDPGAETVDFPKRTTPAKGYELLFQPEVVRIYISLLKESKTPAILEASAGAIQNLCAGSWTYGRCIRAALRQEKGLSAIADLLSHDSERVVKAAAGALRNLAVDLRNKELIGKHAIPNLVKNLPGGQQTPAKNLSEDAVVSILNTINEVIVDNLEAAKKLRETQGIEKLVLINKSGNRSEREVRAAALVLQTVWGYKELRKPLEKEGWKKSDFQVNLSNTSRTQGGNSFDDSTLPLIDRNQKTDKKSSREEIQMSNMGPDNYSTLNERDHSRTLDRSGDLGDMEPVKAAPLMQEEGQELQPEGEEVQEDAPVLSPVSVCPVVSCPI; encoded by the exons ATGCAGGACCCGGGCCAGATCGTGGAGGAGACATACACCATGGAGGAGGACCCAGAAGGGGCCATGTCAGTCGTGTCTGTGGAGACATCAGATGATGGGACAACCCGGCGTACAGAGACCACG GTGAAGAAAGTGGTGAAGACAGTGACCACCCGGACGGTGCAGCAGGTGCCAGTGGGGCCGGACGGGTTGCCTTTGGAAACCTCCCCAGTCACCAGCAACTACGTCCAGACCATGGACAGGAACTTCCGCAAGAACGGGAGCGGGGGTCCGGGCGGGTTCCTGAGCCAGGCGGGCACGGCCACGCTCCCTCGGAACTACCACTACCCCGATGGCTACGGCCGCCCCTACGAGGATGGGTACCCAGGCAGCGACCACAGCTACGGCAGCCTGTCCCGTGTCACCCGCATCGACGAGCGCTACCGCCCTTCCATGGACACCTACCGAGCCCCCAGCCGCCAGGACATCTACGGCCCCCAGCCTCAAGTGCGCGTCGGGGGCAGCAACATGGACCTGAACCACTTCCACCCCGAGCCATATGGCCTGGAGGATGACCAGCGCAGTGTGGGCTTCGACGATGCGGACTACGGGCTCATGTCCGACTACGGCACAGCCCGGCGGGCAGGGACCCCATCCGATCCCCGTCGGCGGCTCAG GAGTTATGAGGACATGCTGGTGGATGAGGTGGCTCCTGACCGGTACTACTGGGCGCCCCTGGCCCAGCACGAGCGCGGCAGCTTGGCCAGCCTGGACAGCCTGCGGAAAGGAGGCCCCGGCACAGGGAGCTGGCGCCAGCCGGAGCTGCCAGAGGTTATCGCCATGCTCAGCTTCCGCCTGGACACCGTCAAGTCCAACGCAGCCGCTTACCTGCAGCACCTCTGCTACCGCAACGACAAGGTGAAGACGGAGGTGCGCAAGCTGAAGGGCATTCCTGTGCTCGTGGGGTTGCTGGACCACCCCAAGAAAGAGGTGCACTACGGAGCCTGCGGAGCCCTCAAGAACATCTCCTTCGGCAAGGACCAAGACAATAAGATTGCCATCAAGAACTGCGATGGGGTGCCTGCTCTGGTTCGCCTGTTGCGGAAGGCCCATGACATGGACCTCACGGAGGTCATCACGG GAACACTGTGGAACCTGTCCTCGCACGACTCCATCAAGATGGCCATCGTGGATCATGCCCTACATGCTCTGACCGATGAGGTGGTTATTCCCCGTTCAGGCTGGGAGAGGGAACCCAATGAGGACTCCAAACCCCGCCACATCGAGTGGGAGTCGGTGCTCACCAACACCGCTGGCTGCCTTAG GAACGTGAGCTCGGAGCGGAGCGAGGCCCGTCGGAAGCTGCGGGAGTGTGATGGGCTGGTGGATGCCCTCATCTACATCGTCCAGTCTGAGATCGGCCAGAAGGACTCGGACAGCAAG CTGGTGGAGAACTGTGTGTGCCTTCTGAGAAACTTGTCCTACCAAGTCCACCGGGAGATCCCCCATGCTGAGCGCTACCAGGAGACACCTCTGGCCCCTGCCAACAACGCCGGGCCCCACGCTGCAAGCTGCTTTGGTGCCAAGAAGGGCAAAG GTAAAAAGCTCCCAGAAGACCCTGGTGCTGAAACAGTGGATTTTCCCAAAAGAACAACTCCAGCCAAAG GCTACGAGCTCCTCTTCCAGCCAGAAGTGGTTCGGATATACATCTCCCTGCTGAAGGAAAGCAAGACCCCAGCAATCCTGGAGGCTTCGGCGGGAGCCATTCAGAACCTGTGTGCTGGCAGTTGGACG TATGGGCGCTGCATCCGTGCGGCTCTGCGCCAGGAGAAGGGGCTCTCCGCCATCGCCGACCTCCTGAGCCATGACAGTGAGCGCGTGGTGAAAGCTGCAGCCGGAGCCCTGCGCAACCTGGCTGTGGACCTGCGCAACAAGGAGCTGATAG GTAAACATGCCATCCCCAACCTAGTGAAGAATCTGCCCGGAGGCCAGCAGACCCCAGCCAAAAATCTCTCTGAGGATGCAGTGGTGTCAATCCTCAACACCATCAATGAAGTCATTGTAGACAACCTTGAGGCTGCCAAGAAGCTGCGGGAAACTCAGGGGATCGAGAAGTTGGTGCTCATCAACAAATCTGG GAACCGCTCCGAGCGAGAGGTCCGAGCGGCCGCCCTTGTCTTGCAGACAGTCTGGGGATATAAAGAGCTGCGGAAGCCGCTCGAGAAGGAAGGCTGGAAGAAGTCGGATTTCCAG GTGAACCTGAGCAACACCTCTCGGACCCAGGGAGGCAACTCCTTTGATGACAGCACCTTGCCTCTCATTGACAGGAACCAAAAAACAG ACAAGAAATCCTCCCGGGAGGAGATCCAGATGAGCAACATGGGACCAG ACAACTATTCCACACTCAATGAGCGGGACCACAGCAGGACACTGGACAGATCTGGTGACCTTGGAGATATGGAGCCGGTGAAGGCAGCGCCCTTGATG caggaggaggggcaGGAACTGCAGCCTGAGGGAGAGGAGGTGCAGGAGGATGCTCCCGTGCTCTCCCCCGTGTCGGTATGTCCCGTGGTGTCCTGCCCAATCTGA
- the CTNND1 gene encoding catenin delta-1 isoform X2 → MDDSEVESTASILASVKEQEAQFEKLTRALEEERRHVSAQLERVRVSPQDAGPGLANGTLPRRHQNGRFLGDADLERQKYQDLKLNGPQDHSHLLYSTIPRMQDPGQIVEETYTMEEDPEGAMSVVSVETSDDGTTRRTETTVKKVVKTVTTRTVQQVPVGPDGLPLETSPVTSNYVQTMDRNFRKNGSGGPGGFLSQAGTATLPRNYHYPDGYGRPYEDGYPGSDHSYGSLSRVTRIDERYRPSMDTYRAPSRQDIYGPQPQVRVGGSNMDLNHFHPEPYGLEDDQRSVGFDDADYGLMSDYGTARRAGTPSDPRRRLRSYEDMLVDEVAPDRYYWAPLAQHERGSLASLDSLRKGGPGTGSWRQPELPEVIAMLSFRLDTVKSNAAAYLQHLCYRNDKVKTEVRKLKGIPVLVGLLDHPKKEVHYGACGALKNISFGKDQDNKIAIKNCDGVPALVRLLRKAHDMDLTEVITGTLWNLSSHDSIKMAIVDHALHALTDEVVIPRSGWEREPNEDSKPRHIEWESVLTNTAGCLRNVSSERSEARRKLRECDGLVDALIYIVQSEIGQKDSDSKLVENCVCLLRNLSYQVHREIPHAERYQETPLAPANNAGPHAASCFGAKKGKGKKLPEDPGAETVDFPKRTTPAKGYELLFQPEVVRIYISLLKESKTPAILEASAGAIQNLCAGSWTYGRCIRAALRQEKGLSAIADLLSHDSERVVKAAAGALRNLAVDLRNKELIGKHAIPNLVKNLPGGQQTPAKNLSEDAVVSILNTINEVIVDNLEAAKKLRETQGIEKLVLINKSGNRSEREVRAAALVLQTVWGYKELRKPLEKEGWKKSDFQVNLSNTSRTQGGNSFDDSTLPLIDRNQKTDKKSSREEIQMSNMGPDNYSTLNERDHSRTLDRSGDLGDMEPVKAAPLMQKI, encoded by the exons ATGGACGACTCGGAGGTGGAGTCGACCGCCAGCATCCTTGCCTCTGTCAAGGAGCAGGAGGCGCAGTTCGAGAAGCTGACGCGGGCGCTCGAGGAGGAGCGGCGCCACGTCTCAGCCCAGCTGGAGCGAGTCCGGGTCTCCCCGCAGGACGCCGGCCCGGGCTTGGCCAACGGCACGCTGCCCCGGCGGCACCAG aacGGCCGTTTCTTGGGCGATGCTGACCTGGAAAGGCAGAAATACCAAGATCTGAAGCTCAACGGGCCACAG GACCACAGCCACCTCTTGTACAGCACAATTCCCAGGATGCAGGACCCGGGCCAGATCGTGGAGGAGACATACACCATGGAGGAGGACCCAGAAGGGGCCATGTCAGTCGTGTCTGTGGAGACATCAGATGATGGGACAACCCGGCGTACAGAGACCACG GTGAAGAAAGTGGTGAAGACAGTGACCACCCGGACGGTGCAGCAGGTGCCAGTGGGGCCGGACGGGTTGCCTTTGGAAACCTCCCCAGTCACCAGCAACTACGTCCAGACCATGGACAGGAACTTCCGCAAGAACGGGAGCGGGGGTCCGGGCGGGTTCCTGAGCCAGGCGGGCACGGCCACGCTCCCTCGGAACTACCACTACCCCGATGGCTACGGCCGCCCCTACGAGGATGGGTACCCAGGCAGCGACCACAGCTACGGCAGCCTGTCCCGTGTCACCCGCATCGACGAGCGCTACCGCCCTTCCATGGACACCTACCGAGCCCCCAGCCGCCAGGACATCTACGGCCCCCAGCCTCAAGTGCGCGTCGGGGGCAGCAACATGGACCTGAACCACTTCCACCCCGAGCCATATGGCCTGGAGGATGACCAGCGCAGTGTGGGCTTCGACGATGCGGACTACGGGCTCATGTCCGACTACGGCACAGCCCGGCGGGCAGGGACCCCATCCGATCCCCGTCGGCGGCTCAG GAGTTATGAGGACATGCTGGTGGATGAGGTGGCTCCTGACCGGTACTACTGGGCGCCCCTGGCCCAGCACGAGCGCGGCAGCTTGGCCAGCCTGGACAGCCTGCGGAAAGGAGGCCCCGGCACAGGGAGCTGGCGCCAGCCGGAGCTGCCAGAGGTTATCGCCATGCTCAGCTTCCGCCTGGACACCGTCAAGTCCAACGCAGCCGCTTACCTGCAGCACCTCTGCTACCGCAACGACAAGGTGAAGACGGAGGTGCGCAAGCTGAAGGGCATTCCTGTGCTCGTGGGGTTGCTGGACCACCCCAAGAAAGAGGTGCACTACGGAGCCTGCGGAGCCCTCAAGAACATCTCCTTCGGCAAGGACCAAGACAATAAGATTGCCATCAAGAACTGCGATGGGGTGCCTGCTCTGGTTCGCCTGTTGCGGAAGGCCCATGACATGGACCTCACGGAGGTCATCACGG GAACACTGTGGAACCTGTCCTCGCACGACTCCATCAAGATGGCCATCGTGGATCATGCCCTACATGCTCTGACCGATGAGGTGGTTATTCCCCGTTCAGGCTGGGAGAGGGAACCCAATGAGGACTCCAAACCCCGCCACATCGAGTGGGAGTCGGTGCTCACCAACACCGCTGGCTGCCTTAG GAACGTGAGCTCGGAGCGGAGCGAGGCCCGTCGGAAGCTGCGGGAGTGTGATGGGCTGGTGGATGCCCTCATCTACATCGTCCAGTCTGAGATCGGCCAGAAGGACTCGGACAGCAAG CTGGTGGAGAACTGTGTGTGCCTTCTGAGAAACTTGTCCTACCAAGTCCACCGGGAGATCCCCCATGCTGAGCGCTACCAGGAGACACCTCTGGCCCCTGCCAACAACGCCGGGCCCCACGCTGCAAGCTGCTTTGGTGCCAAGAAGGGCAAAG GTAAAAAGCTCCCAGAAGACCCTGGTGCTGAAACAGTGGATTTTCCCAAAAGAACAACTCCAGCCAAAG GCTACGAGCTCCTCTTCCAGCCAGAAGTGGTTCGGATATACATCTCCCTGCTGAAGGAAAGCAAGACCCCAGCAATCCTGGAGGCTTCGGCGGGAGCCATTCAGAACCTGTGTGCTGGCAGTTGGACG TATGGGCGCTGCATCCGTGCGGCTCTGCGCCAGGAGAAGGGGCTCTCCGCCATCGCCGACCTCCTGAGCCATGACAGTGAGCGCGTGGTGAAAGCTGCAGCCGGAGCCCTGCGCAACCTGGCTGTGGACCTGCGCAACAAGGAGCTGATAG GTAAACATGCCATCCCCAACCTAGTGAAGAATCTGCCCGGAGGCCAGCAGACCCCAGCCAAAAATCTCTCTGAGGATGCAGTGGTGTCAATCCTCAACACCATCAATGAAGTCATTGTAGACAACCTTGAGGCTGCCAAGAAGCTGCGGGAAACTCAGGGGATCGAGAAGTTGGTGCTCATCAACAAATCTGG GAACCGCTCCGAGCGAGAGGTCCGAGCGGCCGCCCTTGTCTTGCAGACAGTCTGGGGATATAAAGAGCTGCGGAAGCCGCTCGAGAAGGAAGGCTGGAAGAAGTCGGATTTCCAG GTGAACCTGAGCAACACCTCTCGGACCCAGGGAGGCAACTCCTTTGATGACAGCACCTTGCCTCTCATTGACAGGAACCAAAAAACAG ACAAGAAATCCTCCCGGGAGGAGATCCAGATGAGCAACATGGGACCAG ACAACTATTCCACACTCAATGAGCGGGACCACAGCAGGACACTGGACAGATCTGGTGACCTTGGAGATATGGAGCCGGTGAAGGCAGCGCCCTTGATG CAGAAGATCTAG
- the CTNND1 gene encoding catenin delta-1 isoform X3 — translation MDDSEVESTASILASVKEQEAQFEKLTRALEEERRHVSAQLERVRVSPQDAGPGLANGTLPRRHQNGRFLGDADLERQKYQDLKLNGPQDHSHLLYSTIPRMQDPGQIVEETYTMEEDPEGAMSVVSVETSDDGTTRRTETTVKKVVKTVTTRTVQQVPVGPDGLPLETSPVTSNYVQTMDRNFRKNGSGGPGGFLSQAGTATLPRNYHYPDGYGRPYEDGYPGSDHSYGSLSRVTRIDERYRPSMDTYRAPSRQDIYGPQPQVRVGGSNMDLNHFHPEPYGLEDDQRSVGFDDADYGLMSDYGTARRAGTPSDPRRRLRSYEDMLVDEVAPDRYYWAPLAQHERGSLASLDSLRKGGPGTGSWRQPELPEVIAMLSFRLDTVKSNAAAYLQHLCYRNDKVKTEVRKLKGIPVLVGLLDHPKKEVHYGACGALKNISFGKDQDNKIAIKNCDGVPALVRLLRKAHDMDLTEVITGTLWNLSSHDSIKMAIVDHALHALTDEVVIPRSGWEREPNEDSKPRHIEWESVLTNTAGCLRNVSSERSEARRKLRECDGLVDALIYIVQSEIGQKDSDSKLVENCVCLLRNLSYQVHREIPHAERYQETPLAPANNAGPHAASCFGAKKGKGKKLPEDPGAETVDFPKRTTPAKGYELLFQPEVVRIYISLLKESKTPAILEASAGAIQNLCAGSWTYGRCIRAALRQEKGLSAIADLLSHDSERVVKAAAGALRNLAVDLRNKELIGKHAIPNLVKNLPGGQQTPAKNLSEDAVVSILNTINEVIVDNLEAAKKLRETQGIEKLVLINKSGNRSEREVRAAALVLQTVWGYKELRKPLEKEGWKKSDFQVNLSNTSRTQGGNSFDDSTLPLIDRNQKTDKKSSREEIQMSNMGPDNYSTLNERDHSRTLDRSGDLGDMEPVKAAPLMKI, via the exons ATGGACGACTCGGAGGTGGAGTCGACCGCCAGCATCCTTGCCTCTGTCAAGGAGCAGGAGGCGCAGTTCGAGAAGCTGACGCGGGCGCTCGAGGAGGAGCGGCGCCACGTCTCAGCCCAGCTGGAGCGAGTCCGGGTCTCCCCGCAGGACGCCGGCCCGGGCTTGGCCAACGGCACGCTGCCCCGGCGGCACCAG aacGGCCGTTTCTTGGGCGATGCTGACCTGGAAAGGCAGAAATACCAAGATCTGAAGCTCAACGGGCCACAG GACCACAGCCACCTCTTGTACAGCACAATTCCCAGGATGCAGGACCCGGGCCAGATCGTGGAGGAGACATACACCATGGAGGAGGACCCAGAAGGGGCCATGTCAGTCGTGTCTGTGGAGACATCAGATGATGGGACAACCCGGCGTACAGAGACCACG GTGAAGAAAGTGGTGAAGACAGTGACCACCCGGACGGTGCAGCAGGTGCCAGTGGGGCCGGACGGGTTGCCTTTGGAAACCTCCCCAGTCACCAGCAACTACGTCCAGACCATGGACAGGAACTTCCGCAAGAACGGGAGCGGGGGTCCGGGCGGGTTCCTGAGCCAGGCGGGCACGGCCACGCTCCCTCGGAACTACCACTACCCCGATGGCTACGGCCGCCCCTACGAGGATGGGTACCCAGGCAGCGACCACAGCTACGGCAGCCTGTCCCGTGTCACCCGCATCGACGAGCGCTACCGCCCTTCCATGGACACCTACCGAGCCCCCAGCCGCCAGGACATCTACGGCCCCCAGCCTCAAGTGCGCGTCGGGGGCAGCAACATGGACCTGAACCACTTCCACCCCGAGCCATATGGCCTGGAGGATGACCAGCGCAGTGTGGGCTTCGACGATGCGGACTACGGGCTCATGTCCGACTACGGCACAGCCCGGCGGGCAGGGACCCCATCCGATCCCCGTCGGCGGCTCAG GAGTTATGAGGACATGCTGGTGGATGAGGTGGCTCCTGACCGGTACTACTGGGCGCCCCTGGCCCAGCACGAGCGCGGCAGCTTGGCCAGCCTGGACAGCCTGCGGAAAGGAGGCCCCGGCACAGGGAGCTGGCGCCAGCCGGAGCTGCCAGAGGTTATCGCCATGCTCAGCTTCCGCCTGGACACCGTCAAGTCCAACGCAGCCGCTTACCTGCAGCACCTCTGCTACCGCAACGACAAGGTGAAGACGGAGGTGCGCAAGCTGAAGGGCATTCCTGTGCTCGTGGGGTTGCTGGACCACCCCAAGAAAGAGGTGCACTACGGAGCCTGCGGAGCCCTCAAGAACATCTCCTTCGGCAAGGACCAAGACAATAAGATTGCCATCAAGAACTGCGATGGGGTGCCTGCTCTGGTTCGCCTGTTGCGGAAGGCCCATGACATGGACCTCACGGAGGTCATCACGG GAACACTGTGGAACCTGTCCTCGCACGACTCCATCAAGATGGCCATCGTGGATCATGCCCTACATGCTCTGACCGATGAGGTGGTTATTCCCCGTTCAGGCTGGGAGAGGGAACCCAATGAGGACTCCAAACCCCGCCACATCGAGTGGGAGTCGGTGCTCACCAACACCGCTGGCTGCCTTAG GAACGTGAGCTCGGAGCGGAGCGAGGCCCGTCGGAAGCTGCGGGAGTGTGATGGGCTGGTGGATGCCCTCATCTACATCGTCCAGTCTGAGATCGGCCAGAAGGACTCGGACAGCAAG CTGGTGGAGAACTGTGTGTGCCTTCTGAGAAACTTGTCCTACCAAGTCCACCGGGAGATCCCCCATGCTGAGCGCTACCAGGAGACACCTCTGGCCCCTGCCAACAACGCCGGGCCCCACGCTGCAAGCTGCTTTGGTGCCAAGAAGGGCAAAG GTAAAAAGCTCCCAGAAGACCCTGGTGCTGAAACAGTGGATTTTCCCAAAAGAACAACTCCAGCCAAAG GCTACGAGCTCCTCTTCCAGCCAGAAGTGGTTCGGATATACATCTCCCTGCTGAAGGAAAGCAAGACCCCAGCAATCCTGGAGGCTTCGGCGGGAGCCATTCAGAACCTGTGTGCTGGCAGTTGGACG TATGGGCGCTGCATCCGTGCGGCTCTGCGCCAGGAGAAGGGGCTCTCCGCCATCGCCGACCTCCTGAGCCATGACAGTGAGCGCGTGGTGAAAGCTGCAGCCGGAGCCCTGCGCAACCTGGCTGTGGACCTGCGCAACAAGGAGCTGATAG GTAAACATGCCATCCCCAACCTAGTGAAGAATCTGCCCGGAGGCCAGCAGACCCCAGCCAAAAATCTCTCTGAGGATGCAGTGGTGTCAATCCTCAACACCATCAATGAAGTCATTGTAGACAACCTTGAGGCTGCCAAGAAGCTGCGGGAAACTCAGGGGATCGAGAAGTTGGTGCTCATCAACAAATCTGG GAACCGCTCCGAGCGAGAGGTCCGAGCGGCCGCCCTTGTCTTGCAGACAGTCTGGGGATATAAAGAGCTGCGGAAGCCGCTCGAGAAGGAAGGCTGGAAGAAGTCGGATTTCCAG GTGAACCTGAGCAACACCTCTCGGACCCAGGGAGGCAACTCCTTTGATGACAGCACCTTGCCTCTCATTGACAGGAACCAAAAAACAG ACAAGAAATCCTCCCGGGAGGAGATCCAGATGAGCAACATGGGACCAG ACAACTATTCCACACTCAATGAGCGGGACCACAGCAGGACACTGGACAGATCTGGTGACCTTGGAGATATGGAGCCGGTGAAGGCAGCGCCCTTGATG AAGATCTAG